From the Thermovirga lienii DSM 17291 genome, one window contains:
- a CDS encoding dihydroorotase, multifunctional complex type (PFAM: Amidohydrolase family~TIGRFAM: dihydroorotase, multifunctional complex type~COGs: COG0044 Dihydroorotase and related cyclic amidohydrolase~InterPro IPR004722: IPR006680~KEGG: aco:Amico_1600 dihydroorotase, multifunctional complex type~PFAM: amidohydrolase~SPTR: Dihydroorotase;~TIGRFAM: dihydroorotase, multifunctional complex type), producing MKRILLANCKVFDGKRMLDDEKFILIENGVVSKISKEKPSLQGDVKIVDLEGLLVCPGFIDLHGHFRDPGQEWREDISSGSKAAANGGYTTVVAMPNTDPPIDNPFLIRYVIEKGKSSGGARVLPAGAVSKGREGKVMAEMGKMAEEGAVFFTDDGSPVKDSSLLQKALLYSTHLGVRIMEHPEDGDLSKGGQVNYGLCSSVSGLKGNPASSEAIDIKKCIALAEETKAAIHLTHVSTKAGIDEIKKAKEKGLPVTCDVTPHHLTLDETAVVKSGFDATYKVNPPLRSCEDVEALWQAISEGVVDAIATDHAPYHMDEKDLPFQEAPFGIASLECSVAAVLNEWSKRKICPLEKLLTLWTSKPAGLLPERWSNLGAIKEGAPADITVLDLNKEKVVEVEKWKSKARLTPWNGSVLKGWPVMTLRDGEVLFCDNELMGAGD from the coding sequence ATGAAAAGAATCTTGCTAGCCAATTGCAAGGTGTTCGACGGGAAAAGGATGCTTGATGATGAAAAATTCATTTTGATAGAAAACGGTGTTGTAAGCAAGATATCAAAGGAAAAACCTTCCCTGCAGGGTGATGTGAAGATTGTTGATCTAGAGGGATTACTTGTTTGTCCAGGCTTTATAGACCTTCATGGACATTTTAGAGACCCTGGGCAGGAATGGAGAGAGGATATATCGTCAGGTTCGAAAGCAGCAGCCAACGGCGGTTACACCACTGTCGTGGCTATGCCTAATACCGATCCTCCCATTGATAACCCATTCTTAATTAGATATGTAATAGAAAAAGGCAAATCAAGCGGTGGCGCAAGGGTTTTGCCCGCTGGGGCAGTGAGTAAAGGTAGGGAAGGAAAAGTCATGGCAGAAATGGGCAAGATGGCGGAGGAAGGAGCGGTATTCTTTACTGACGATGGTTCTCCTGTGAAGGACAGCAGTTTGCTTCAGAAAGCCCTTTTGTACTCTACCCACCTTGGCGTCAGGATAATGGAGCATCCCGAGGATGGTGATCTCTCCAAAGGAGGCCAAGTCAACTACGGTTTGTGTTCCTCAGTATCAGGTCTCAAAGGGAATCCTGCTTCTTCTGAGGCAATTGACATCAAAAAGTGTATAGCTCTGGCGGAAGAGACAAAAGCTGCTATCCATCTCACGCACGTAAGCACAAAGGCGGGTATAGATGAGATAAAGAAGGCAAAAGAAAAAGGATTACCGGTTACATGTGATGTTACACCTCATCACCTTACCTTGGATGAAACGGCAGTGGTAAAAAGTGGATTTGACGCTACTTACAAGGTAAATCCCCCTTTGAGAAGTTGTGAAGACGTAGAAGCCTTATGGCAGGCCATATCAGAGGGGGTCGTAGATGCAATAGCTACGGATCATGCACCCTACCACATGGACGAAAAGGATCTACCCTTCCAAGAAGCTCCTTTTGGGATCGCTTCTTTGGAATGTTCAGTTGCAGCGGTCCTGAATGAATGGTCGAAGCGAAAGATTTGTCCGCTGGAGAAACTTTTAACCCTATGGACGAGCAAACCTGCTGGACTTTTGCCAGAAAGGTGGTCAAATCTTGGCGCCATCAAAGAGGGTGCCCCAGCAGATATAACAGTGTTGGATCTAAATAAGGAAAAGGTTGTCGAAGTTGAGAAATGGAAGAGCAAAGCCCGTCTTACGCCATGGAATGGGAGTGTTTTGAAGGGGTGGCCTGTGATGACCTTGCGAGATGGAGAGGTTTTGTTTTGCGATAATGAGCTTATGGGAGCTGGGGATTGA
- a CDS encoding aspartate carbamoyltransferase (PFAM: Aspartate/ornithine carbamoyltransferase, carbamoyl-P binding domain; Aspartate/ornithine carbamoyltransferase, Asp/Orn binding domain~TIGRFAM: aspartate carbamoyltransferase~COGs: COG0540 Aspartate carbamoyltransferase catalytic chain~InterPro IPR006130: IPR002082: IPR006132: IPR006131~KEGG: tai:Taci_1092 aspartate carbamoyltransferase~PFAM: aspartate/ornithine carbamoyltransferase carbamoyl-P binding domain; aspartate/ornithine carbamoyltransferase Asp/Orn-binding region~PRIAM: Aspartate carbamoyltransferase~SPTR: Aspartate carbamoyltransferase;~TIGRFAM: aspartate carbamoyltransferase), with product MEWRHRDLIDIDCWEKEEILHLIDQARNMEDLLDRPIKKVPALRGKLIVNLFFEPSTRTRVSFELAEKMLSADVVNWSASGSSTAKGETLRDTAWTLESMGADAIVIRHGAVGAASYLQRKLKHASVFNAGDGAHAHPTQALLDIYTASKHFSSLEGMKIAIVGDIVHSRVARSDMIGFKKMGCDVVVSGPKTLMPPELEYYGVKYLSDPKEAVRGANMVYLLRIQRERQEEGLFPSLDEYFKLFGADEELIALAEKDALVMHPGPINRRVEIDSAVADGPQSVILEQVRSGVAVRMALLYLCLGGAR from the coding sequence ATGGAGTGGAGACACAGAGATCTAATAGACATTGATTGTTGGGAGAAAGAAGAGATACTTCACCTAATAGACCAAGCTAGAAACATGGAGGATTTGTTGGACAGACCTATTAAAAAAGTTCCTGCTCTTAGAGGAAAACTCATAGTTAATTTGTTTTTTGAGCCTTCTACAAGGACTAGAGTTTCATTTGAATTGGCTGAGAAAATGCTCAGCGCAGACGTGGTTAATTGGTCCGCCTCAGGTTCAAGTACAGCAAAGGGGGAGACTCTAAGGGACACGGCGTGGACGTTGGAATCCATGGGCGCAGACGCCATAGTCATAAGGCATGGTGCTGTAGGTGCCGCATCATATCTGCAAAGGAAGCTTAAGCATGCGTCTGTTTTCAACGCAGGTGATGGTGCTCATGCTCATCCTACCCAGGCTCTTTTGGACATCTACACTGCGTCGAAGCATTTTAGTTCGCTAGAAGGGATGAAGATAGCCATTGTTGGCGACATAGTACACAGTAGGGTGGCCAGAAGCGACATGATTGGATTTAAGAAAATGGGGTGTGATGTGGTGGTTTCTGGACCAAAGACTCTTATGCCACCCGAACTAGAATACTATGGGGTTAAATATTTGAGTGATCCAAAAGAGGCTGTCAGAGGGGCCAATATGGTCTATCTCTTGAGGATACAGAGAGAAAGACAGGAAGAAGGGCTGTTCCCCTCTTTGGATGAATATTTCAAACTTTTTGGAGCAGACGAGGAACTGATAGCTTTGGCTGAAAAGGATGCTCTGGTCATGCATCCAGGTCCCATAAACCGTAGGGTGGAGATAGATAGCGCTGTGGCAGATGGCCCACAGAGTGTGATCCTTGAACAGGTGAGAAGTGGCGTAGCCGTTAGGATGGCCCTACTGTATCTATGTCTTGGAGGTGCGAGGTAA
- a CDS encoding Dihydroorotate dehydrogenase, electron transfer subunit, iron-sulfur cluster binding domain protein (PFAM: Oxidoreductase FAD-binding domain; Iron-sulfur cluster binding domain of dihydroorotate dehydrogenase B~COGs: COG0543 2-polyprenylphenol hydroxylase and related flavodoxin oxidoreductase~InterProIPR012165: IPR008333: IPR001433: IPR019480: IPR 017927~KEGG: aco:Amico_1599 dihydroorotate dehydrogenase, electron transfer subunit, iron-sulfur cluster binding domain protein~PFAM: Dihydroorotate dehydrogenase, electron transfer subunit, iron-sulphur cluster binding domain; oxidoreductase FAD/NAD(P)-binding domain protein; Oxidoreductase FAD-binding domain protein~SPTR: Dihydroorotate dehydrogenase, electron transfer subunit, iron-sulfur cluster binding domain protein), producing the protein MTMNGTRDLGAIVLEKFQFSDELFMIRVLPEEDSSIPLPGQFYLLKSWEGFDPLLSRPFAPIAVHENGSLDFLVKVVGRGTKIINSSIEGAKVKLRGPCGKPFPAPSGQRLLLLGGSVGIAPMLFAYKRYKDIVPAKLVIGVPGGEWENFCKSELMSDTNLEVFSDDGSIGRSGTPLTFLTEEGVGTDDEVWACGPIGMLKALGGSLIHKVREDQVYVSLEARMACGIGGCLGCVIPTTLGNRRVCADGPVFRMSEVSWDEL; encoded by the coding sequence TTGACCATGAACGGGACTAGAGATCTTGGAGCTATCGTTCTTGAGAAGTTTCAATTCAGCGACGAGTTATTCATGATTAGGGTCTTGCCGGAAGAAGATTCTAGCATACCTTTGCCTGGCCAGTTTTACTTGCTGAAGTCGTGGGAGGGGTTTGACCCCCTCCTTTCCAGGCCGTTTGCACCCATTGCGGTTCATGAAAATGGATCCCTGGATTTTCTTGTAAAGGTTGTGGGTAGGGGTACTAAAATTATAAATTCGTCTATCGAAGGAGCTAAAGTAAAATTGAGGGGACCATGTGGGAAACCCTTTCCAGCACCATCGGGGCAAAGGCTTTTACTTTTAGGAGGTTCAGTGGGTATAGCGCCCATGCTTTTTGCATACAAAAGGTATAAAGATATAGTGCCTGCTAAATTGGTTATAGGAGTTCCTGGAGGAGAATGGGAAAACTTCTGTAAAAGTGAGCTTATGAGCGATACCAACCTAGAAGTTTTTTCTGACGATGGAAGCATTGGAAGATCGGGAACTCCCTTGACGTTCCTCACCGAAGAAGGTGTTGGAACAGATGATGAGGTATGGGCTTGTGGCCCTATTGGTATGTTAAAGGCTCTAGGGGGTTCACTGATACACAAAGTCAGGGAAGATCAAGTCTACGTTAGCTTGGAAGCCCGCATGGCCTGTGGAATAGGTGGTTGTTTGGGATGTGTTATACCAACTACCCTGGGTAACAGGAGGGTGTGTGCTGATGGTCCGGTGTTTAGAATGTCGGAGGTGAGCTGGGATGAGCTCTAA